In Liolophura sinensis isolate JHLJ2023 chromosome 2, CUHK_Ljap_v2, whole genome shotgun sequence, a genomic segment contains:
- the LOC135462938 gene encoding LOW QUALITY PROTEIN: mitochondrial coenzyme A transporter SLC25A42-like (The sequence of the model RefSeq protein was modified relative to this genomic sequence to represent the inferred CDS: deleted 1 base in 1 codon) has translation MGSKVKGSTVEILGSAPLLQVPPRMSTESGARNNDEHYHKEEHQINQKVPNHNKILTSLMAGAMAGAIAKTTIAPLDRTKINFQISNTRYSARNCVQFLYQSWKQEGLLSLWRGNSATMARIIPYASIQYAAHEQYKRLLNRDRRKKHLPPGLRFTAGALAGVTSVACTYPLDMVRARMAVTKKCRYHNLPQVFMAVYREEGFRTLYRGFTPTILGAIPYSGTSFFTYETLKKFHAEYAKGRNPTPVERLLFGAVAGLLGQTMSYPLDIVRRRMQTAGVTGHGNDYTSIMTTARKVILEEGFIRGMYKGLSLNWIKGPIAVGVSFSTFDTVQHYLRKVWVVLYDDDEAS, from the exons ATGGGTTCAAAGGTGAAGGGGTCTACGGTGGAGATACTGGGCTCCGCCCCCCTACTCCAAGTCCCGCCCAGGATGTCGACCGAGTCAGGAGCGAGGAACAATGACGAACACTACCACAAGGAGGAGCATCAGATCAACCAGAAG GTGCCGAACCACAACAAGATCCTGACCTCTCTCATGGCAGGAGCTATGGCTGGTGCTATCGCCAAGACAACCATTGCTCCTCTGGATCGCACCAAGATAAACTTTCAGA tttcCAACACACGATATTCTGCACGTAACTGCGTACAGTTCCTTTACCAATCCTGGAAGCAGGAGGGATTGCTCAGTCTATGGCGAGGAAACTCAGCAACGATGGCA CGGATCATTCCATATGCCTCCATCCAGTATGCCGCTCATGAGCAGTACAAACGTCTCCTCAACAGAGACCGGCGGAAAAA GCACCTGCCACCTGGATTGCGCTTCACAGCTGGGGCTCTGGCAGGCGTGACCTCTGTGGCCTGTACCTACCCTCTAGATATGGTCAGAGCTCGCATGGCTGTCACAAAGAAATGCAG GTATCACAATTTACCCCAGGTATTCATGGCTGTGTACAGGGAGGAAGGGTTCAGGACACTCTACAGAGGTTTTACTCCCACCATCTTAGGTGCTATTCCTTATTCGGGTACAAGCTTCTTTACCTATGAAACTCTAAAGAAGTTTCATGCAG AGTATGCTAAGGGCAGAAACCCCACCCCGGTGGAGAGGTTGTTGTTTGGGGCTGTGGCTGGGCTGCTGGGTCAGACTATGTCCTACCCGCTGGACATTGTCCGGAGGCGGATGCAAACTGCTG GTGTCACAGGTCACGGTAACGACTACACATCCATTATGACGACGGCTAGGAAGGTGATTTTAGAAGAAGGCTTTATCCGGGGGATGTACAAGGGGCTCAGTCTCAACTGGATCAAGGGTCCCATCGCTGTCGGCGTCAGTTTCTCTACATTCGACACTGTACAGCACTACTTGCGGAAGGTCTGGGTTGTCCTGTATGACGATGATGAAGCCTCATGA